In Tachysurus vachellii isolate PV-2020 chromosome 10, HZAU_Pvac_v1, whole genome shotgun sequence, the following proteins share a genomic window:
- the LOC132852872 gene encoding brain-enriched guanylate kinase-associated protein — translation MKKICIGKTALKASRNGCKLQKRSSLQEQKDDLRRQLSYTTHKLEMLETEFEATKQYLETELRRAQEELEKFTDKLRRIQSSYAALQRINQELEEKFKEKIQQYEEEKRTLSREIIVLNNHLTEAKITIKKLREDNDLYKKDCNSVAQLLHCGKSLYRAKMQSKLPTEFQDKASSHLENHGHGSSKGLFHSPYSDAASTVITKLEEKPGPGSSCPVTRSPSPQPQDPNFLTNTEMKSVDTLQHHVVYKSSDLYRSDTALYCPMDERRQDRWQERRKSVDLQGRNTTILQTRNSTDSNLKDYTFHSHYNDVELHEGSTPGSSSYSSFSVASDEKGLAPSSTLSSSHLALYMDWRDGDYESKSTSSYDKDNQGFPKSHSFQHMTSSPLKGNPPVYMRTSSCYSEPYHSPGLTSSHSMCTSGVPKDSCSSIHIPEEELIGPWRHLSVEDINSFSYLNPGRVSPYSFSEQHFAIGHSKIKLGPLYSSVQEGDNTFHTGMPDSCFSNSPGSSMAPSPKHSLGLCKTEKGQMYQSNNSIQESKSSLFIAGISKDNGSTVGNVNKEYVDVSPNSSADSLHQSPMGASNIRHYQLQSPGAQMKTSPQHQKFSTGLSRKDSLTKAQLYGTLLN, via the exons TTCATTGCAGGAGCAGAAGGACGACCTACGGAGGCAGCTGTCCTATACCACTCATAAGCTGGAGATGCTGGAGACCGAGTTTGAAGCCACCAAGCAGTACCTGGAGACAGAACTAAGAAGGGCACAGGAGGAGCTGGAGAAATTCACTGACAAGCTACGCAG GATACAGAGCAGCTATGCAGCACTGCAGAGAATAAACCAAGAATTAGAGGAGAAGTTTAAAGAAAAG ATACAGCAATATGAAGAGGAGAAAAGGACACTCAGTCGAGAGATCATCGTACTCAACAATCATTTAACGGAGGCCAAGATCACTATTAAAAAGCTAAGAGAAGACAAT GACCTGTACAAGAAGGACTGCAACAGTGTAGCTCAACTCCTGCACTGTGGAAAATCCCTTTACAGAGCCAAGATGCAGTCCAAG CTGCCCACTGAGTTCCAAGACAAGGCAAGTTCTCACCTGGAGAACCATGGGCATGGGAGCAGCAAGGGCTTGTTCCACTCACCCTATTCGGATGCTGCGTCTACAGTCATTACCAAATTAGAGGAGAAGCCTGGGCCAGGGAGTAGCTGCCCAGTCACCCGCTCACCTAGTCCTCAGCCTCAAGACCCAAACTTTCTGACAAACACTGAAATGAAGAGTGTTGATACTCTCCAACACCATGTTGTATATAAATCTTCTGACCTGTACCGCAGTGACACAGCATTATATTGTCCCATGGATGAAAGGCGACAGGATCGTTGGCAGGAGCGTCGGAAGAGTGTAGACCTCCAAGGCAGGAACACCACCATTCTCCAGACCCGGAACTCTACAGATAGCAACCTGAAGGATTATACCTTCCACTCCCACTACAATGATGTGGAGCTCCATGAAGGATCCACACCAGGCTCTAGCTCTTACTCTAGCTTTAGTGTGGCTTCAGATGAGAAAGGTCTTGCTCCCAGCAGCACCCTTTCCTCCTCTCACTTGGCTCTATACATGGACTGGCGGGATGGTGATTACGAGTCTAAGAGCACATCTTCATATGACAAAGACAACCAAGGATTTCCAAAGTCACACAGCTTCCAACACATGACCTCCAGCCCACTAAAGGGCAACCCCCCAGTCTATATGCGGACATCATCGTGCTACAGCGAGCCATACCATTCACCAGGGCTCACCTCCTCCCACAGCATGTGCACTTCAGGAGTTCCAAAAGACAGCTGCAGCAGCATTCATATTCCTGAGGAGGAGCTAATAGGCCCTTGGAGGCATCTGAGTGTGGAGGATATCAATAGCTTTTCGTATCTCAATCCTGGACGCGTTTCTCCTTACAGCTTCTCTGAGCAGCACTTTGCAATCGGCCATTCAAAAATCAAACTAGGACCCCTGTACAGCAGTGTCCAGGAAGGAGACAACACCTTCCACACAGGTATGCCAGATTCCTGCTTCTCCAACTCTCCTGGCTCTAGCATGGCACCAAGCCCTAAGCACAGTCTGGGTTTGTGTAAGACTGAAAAAGGACAAATGTACCAGTCAAATAACAGCATCCAGGAGTCTAAGAGCAGCCTCTTCATTGCAGGAATCTCAAAAGACAACGGCAGCACTGTGGGAAATGTGAATAAAGAATATGTGGACGTAAGCCCCAATAGCTCAGCAGACTCACTGCACCAAAGTCCAATGGGTGCTTCCAATATACGGCACTACCAGCTTCAAAGTCCAGGGGCACAGATGAAGACTTCTCCACAGCATCAAAAATTCAGTACAGGACTCAGCAGAAAGGACAGCCTCACCAAAGCTCAGCTGTATGGAACACTGCTTAACTGA